TGCTCTCTCTTCTCACACTTCACTTTTTCAGCTTTTCCCTAATCTACCAAGTCCTGAAATTTCAACAAAATGGTGGATAATTTTAAGCACCAGTTAGCTGGCTAGCAGGTGGTTACAAATGGTTGAATTTGAATCTATCCACTTCCTGGTTAGCCATCCAGTGTCTAAGTGATCTTTTTGATCTTCTTGATATGTGGATAGATCAATTATATCACCACTTGatagcttatctggccaactgACAAAATACAAATGCTttccatcaaaatttaaaaaaaaaataaaaagacaaaATACGAATCCTACGATGTAACTGATAATGCTTCAATCTTTGGCCTAATGTGGATCAGAAGGGAACCCTGTCAAGTTGTCGTAGGAAAACAATTATTGAGCTCAGAAAATGGCATATTGGTGGAAGAAACTTGACTGATATTTTGTGTTATGCAGGTGCCAATTGCTCTTTCTGTCACACTTTATAAAGCCATCAACCTCTGCAAAGGAACGAGAACAGTTGCCTCTATGGGAAAGCAAGATATGAAATGGAAAATGCATCAGCTGCTCTACTATTTCTGTGGACTGTTAGCTCGGATAGTTGGAGGACTGCTTGGACTTGGAGGGGGGTTCATCCTGGGACCATTGTTTCTTGAAATGGGAGTTCCTCCTCAGGTTTTGCTCTCTCTTCCACCAGTTAAAGGTGCGGAAATGTTTGAATTCTGCATAATGAGAGAATAGATTTTTAAGTTAAAacataactttaaaaaaaaaaggttaaaatataacaAAACTGGTCAATAGAAGATCTATAGAATTGGAATATGAAAGCCATCTGAAGCTTGTAGACTTCTATGAATGGAAAGCATCCATTAATTTTATGAACAACAAAAAAATTCCATGATAATATATACAATTCATGGCCCTTGGTGGCAAAAGCTGAAAACTAAAGATTTTGGACATCACGGTCAGTCGGTTGTAGTGTATATATTTGTGGATAGTTACTAAACAATTGGTCAAGATTGCACAAGTTGCTCTCTGTGTTTGAAATGGAATGCATACATTTCATGCATACTTTTTAAGTCATTTTGATGCTGACAAAATGAACTACTGCTTTGAAAAATTTCAGAGGCTTTTAATGATGGCTCTCTATTTTTTGGTCTAAGCaattgtattttttctttttttggactCAAAGATTTCTTAGTTCCCACGTATAGTGTTATTAATGTTGTCATATGTGTTGTAGGTTGCAAGTGCAACATCAACATTTGCAATGACATTTCCATCACCGATGTCCGTCATACAATATTATCTTCTTGACTGCTTCACTGTCCCATATGGTAAGCAACATTGTCATCAATTTTACCCCCAGAGAGCTATAATATTAGCTCCTGCAACTTTTGGAATCTTAACAACTCTTGACTGTTTTATTGCTGCAGCTGCATGCTTTGTTTTTCTGGCAACTGTGGCTGCCTGTTAGAAGGTTGATGGTACTCCTAGGCCGAGCATCGCTGATCATCTTCATTCTGGCTTTGACCATCTTTGTGAGTGCAATTAGTTTAGGTAAATATTGTCAATTCTTTTGTCAAGGAAATGTTTCTAATGCATGGCCTCTAATCTCTAATAATCTAATGTCACTGCAGGTGGTGTTGGTATTGCACACATGGTCGAGAAGCTGGAAAGGAAGGAAGATATGGGTTTCAAGAACCTGTGCTACCACTCCAAATCACTTCAGTTCAAAGTCTTTTAAAGTTTTAAAGATGTAATGGTGATATTTATGTCTTTCTTTTTCCCACAGCTAGGTATTTGTCTACTTGAATCTTGAGTCTGTCGGTAAGGTGGTGAAATCTTTGTTCTTGTAACCATGGCAGCTGAAACTTCGCATCCTTTCTTCCATATATAAAAGTAGATGCTTCATTTGCATAGAAATTATAGCATAATATCTAATAACAAGTGCAGGGTTTAATTTATTCATCACGAATGTCATATAAGGTCTAAGATAAAAAGAGAAGTACAGAACTTTCTATTCCAACTTCACAGGTAAAATGAACCTAACACAATCATTTGCATTTTAGGGAAAACAGAGGCTAAGATTAACTCTGTAGATTTCTACTTCCACCAGTCTCTGATTTCTAAAAGTCCTGCCAAGGTTATATTGAGACTTGGCACTGGAAATCTGCCATAGTCTACATCATGGTTTAGTTCTCTTAGTATCATGACCTAACAACTTATTGTTCTCCAATCTCAATGCTATACTTCCATGTGGTCATGGCATGAAGATATACTCTTCCAGAGTCAACTCATAGGCTTCAAGAAGAAGGCGCAATTGCAGCCAGTAAGAAACCGAGTGGCATCTGAAAGCCAAAGATTGAATCAGAAAATCCGTTTTTCTTCAATTTACCTGAAAGAGGTATGAATGTTAGCTCTTGAGTGTTTATCCTGCATTGATTTTCCTTTCATTTGCAACCTATGTCCTTGCTTATTTATCATTCCAATTAAAACTAACCTCACTAGAAGATCAATTTCCATGAAGAATTACCTTTCTCAATGTATTTTGGCATTAGAAAAACAACAAAACTCTAGAGACTCTTGAGGAACTTACTAAGTTGTTTACTAAATTTGACCATTTGTTTTTGTCATCTGAGACCTTGACCAAGTTATAATGCCTCACAAGTTCAGAACATTTAATAATGGTTGGATCGTTCATTTGGGAAGCCCAAGCAAATTTGCTAAATATAAGTTGGGATATACATATCCTACTGAAACCGTGTGGGCGTACAGCCCTCCCTTTCCCCTCAGAAGGAATAGTCGATACATGGGACAGGGAGGCGAATAAATGATATATAAGTAATAAATCTACGaagcatttaaaattttaaatctcttTTATAGGCATATCTTACCTTCCAAAGAATAAAAAATGGTTTGGATTATTTATCTGGATGGCCCAAATTGTCATTTCAAAGGAAAATAAATTGAATATACGTTACAAACATTCCCCCAATGCGGATAATGGAATATACGAAATTAAAAGTATTTGGGAGTTTCTAAGGAAGTcactttcatcaaaaaataaaaaataaaaatagatcatGTCACAAGCGCAAGAGACCAGAAACTGACAAAGGAAAACGAAAATTTGTTGCTTCCCGGTTGTTTTACTTGCTTTTCATGCAGATCTGATTGACATAACCTATGAAAACATTTTGCAACATTTAATTAACTGGTATCTGTTAGGTTATTATTTTCCCTGCAAGTTCAAACCCCCTCCCAGGTTCGAATAACAAACGAAATATTAAGTCAAGATTCCAGATCAACTTGTACAGACCAATCACAGTATAGTAGATACAATAACGTTCTATAGCCTAAAAATACTAACAGAAGATATTACTTTTtgcaaaaaatatgaagaaaaaggaGTTATAGGGATCTAATAATACAGATGACAACAAATCATTGAAATGTTGCACGGCAGTCCTGATTGTTTTTCTGCAACCTTTTCTCTGCCCCACGCAATTGCCTCAAACCAAAATTGATATCTCAAGATGCTTGAGCTTCATGGAAGCAGGACTTGTAGCTTTAAGGGGCAAGACACCACAGAATCCACTGTACAAGAGCTAACTGGTATTTGCACAACAATGGTCCGAGTTGGGCACAAAACTGATATTCCACAACAAGTGCTATCAATGCAACGAATGGATCACCCTCCTGCGTCCTCCAAAGGCCCAAATCTGCCAAAATAATAAAGGATGAGTTTTGTGGAATTTGAACCTACATCCTTGTACAACTGGAAAGATTGATCTCATAAGAGAAAGGGGTGGCGTTAAATGTTTACATTTTTTGCATGAACTAAAGCTTGAAACTGTTAAAAACTGACCAAACAGAGGTTTAATCAATCAGCTGAAATTGAGCTTGCAACTTGAAACTTGAGTGTGATAATCAAGCTCTGAAGACGTTGATATTGTCTGAAAATATGAAGGATGTAGATAGAAAAAGGCAGGCACATGAAGGAAAAAAACGATTGGTACATAGTTTACTCCTTACTATGTCTTATCAGGAaagaatttttgagatcaagaaaGCAATAGGGTGATAGAATAAAATGGCTAGAACAAGATAATCCTAGCAGATGTGGGAACCAAGTCATGCCCCTTTAATCTAGCTAACCTCTAAGCACCAATCTCAAATTCATATCCAGACATTTCAAGCTAGCTAGACTGATTACACACATCTTGTAACTAAAAGGCTCAAATTGATGATAAACCACCCTTACATTGAAGGGCTAATAGGGAGaaccaaaaagagagagagagagagagagagagagactcagtTGTTAACAAGGAAAATAGAACATCCAGCAGGTGTGACTGACACAGAATCTAGATGCCTGGACTCCATTTTGTAGTTCAAATTCGAAATTGGTTGAGATTCTTTTTTAAACTGTCAGAAACAAACTTGCAGAGAAAACAGCAAGAAAAGAGACAAAATAAATTTCATTTCGAGAGAGTAAATAAAGAAATGATATGACCCATAGTGGAAGTATAAGAAACTTCATTTCTAGTCATAGTGCACCCTAACCATAACAGCTACTATAAAGGCCTCCCTTGATATGATTCCAAAGTATAAATGATGCCATTTAACAGCTTCAACAAACTCTTAAAATATCTTCTAAAAGTTCCAATGGTGAAATCTTATTATTGATTAACAGACTGGATAAGAAGGTACCTTTAGGCTTTGTCCCAACTTCCTGTGCATAAGGCACTCTATCAGATGACAAACCTAGCAGCTCATACAGCCCTCATGAGGGTTTTGCAGAGTACCCAAATTTAGGACtacctaagaaaaaagaaaaatatagatgATCCAACACCCTTTTTCCATAAAATTtagcaaaatgataaaaaaacaaCCAAAGCAAGAAGAAGGGAGGATGAACAAACCAAAGCCATGGTCTCACTAACTACAAAGATTGGACTATGGCTGAAGTTCTATCCGAAACTCCAAAATCAGAATGTGTACTTTCATCGAAACTCAATTCCAAGTTGGGTGAGTTTTGAAATTCTAGCTAAATTAATTTTTGCAACCAAAATCATTGTCTATATGGGTTGCTTATGACTAcaactttatttatttatttatttatttcaatatGAATTCTGAAACAATATATTCAATGATCCtaatcaataaaaatactttaaactgatttttcttgatttttctttaatttttttatttttcctaaTACGAATTGTTGTTTggatttctttataattttcagcCAAAACTATCCATGCTAGAGCCTAAAGCAGCAAAACTAAACCAAAGTTTTGAACCTTGGACCGGACATCAACTTAATGTATGAACAATCCGATGAGGAAAGAAATTAATTTGTCAAGCAACACTCTTTTCTTGTGCCAAGGTAACATCAAAATTGATTTGGAAGTAAAATTTTTCTTGCGTATGTAGTAGGCGATATTACTTAAGTCCCTATAAGCTACTTTTGCATGTTTCTTTTAATTCATTTCTTTAGGCTACACAAACTAAATCTCCATATAGATCACACCATTTATTATGAGATGAGAGGGAAAAAGAAGGAAGCCCATTTTTGATTCATTAGCAAATTAAAGCCACAGACCGCTATTGACCGTCACAATGGCCACCAAAAACCAGGATGAAGCTTAAATGACtagaaatttcaaaattaaaGTACTAACTTTATACTACagcaattcatgaaattaggtaatCAACAAcattaattacataatagaacaaCAGTAACAGAAGATGTATTATAAATCTGAGACAGTATCAAGTGCCAACGATAGATTTTTTTTGACACCAGAATATATGTTTACAATGAAGGAGTAGCGGGATCAAATAGCATAATTCATGCttcaataaaattattatatctatTTCACTTCGGACAATCAATGATTTAAAAATGGCACTTACAATAATTGGTAATGTTGTATGTGGCTCATTGTACATGCAAATAAGAAGAAATAGAGAGAACTTAAATTTTTGAACAGTAAAATTTTAGTGAAAATCAAAAGAACGGGCATTTCTCATGACGGAAATAAGGAAAAGGTCATCAAAAGCCTTAACTGAAAGTTTTAAGAGAATTTCACATGATTATAAAACATAGAGAAGCACCAACGCACCTCCAAATTCTCTTAAAACCAAGGGCCTTCTTATAGAAAATATAGTGACTTCTATTATCCCCTTCCCTGAATGTCTCATCGAATAACCCAAACTGGTAAATCAATTATTCTCAAGCGAGCAAGACCATTAACAGTGATGACTAAATGCATCTCCATCCACCACAAAAAAATAATGATCCTctgtttcttcaaaattttatgctTTCTGTGGACGGCTGTCTGATAAGTACACCAATTACATTTTCAAGGTTAACCACCTTTTCTTCCTACCCCACTTCTAAGATTGCAATCCTTGTCATACAATAATTTCAGCTGACGAAGTTCTAGATCTTGAACGATCATAGATTTCTtagataattaaataaaatcatCTCTGGATGTAAAAACATAATGATCTAAGCTTCAAGATGGCAACCATATCTCATGAACAAAATGTAGcctttaaattcaaaataaaatgatCCTGATAACTAGTATTTTTTACTTGAAAAAAGCTAAAATGCATACAATCTAATGTCTATTTGACATGAGGGTTATAGGACACGTTTGGTCTTGGAGAAAGAAATGAATCAAATCCAAGTACATTATAGAACTTATTTCTACAAGCAACATGCATGCACtatcaataatttttacaatgggATTTGTATGATTGATCTTAAAGCTAGAATTTTCTCCCTGACATCATCCAAAGCCCAAGAATATTATTTTGTGCCAAAATCATGTGTGGGCATCAATACAGAAATACCATAAGAAGGAGATTGGAGCTTGAGAAAATTTCATGGTAAACTAGTCTCTGTAAACTATTTCATTAATATCTCTAGCATGTCTCactcatataatgaaataataaatacaataatAAATATAAGTTCTAggtacaatttcagcatatgctATACCTATTTtactctggaaaaaaaaaaaagagataatataTAACTGTGGATTATAAACTTTGCCAAGATTATTTCCTAAAACAAATTGTTGACTTCATATAATATTTCCATTTTCCACTATATTTTTCATTGAAGATTGTTTAGAGTTGCATAGGAATTTGTTTttccaaataaaaaagaaatgcaTACCTCAGCTACCAGTGTGTCCCACACATAACAATCCCCATTGGAGTATCCAGCAAAAATGAGTCTACCTGATATTAAGAAGGCAATGGATGTACAATGGGGACATCATTATCATTACAATCATGCTGTTGACCATAAACCTGAAGTTGATGCCCTGTCCCCATGTCAAATAACTGGCACGTGCCATCATCAGAGCCAGTCCCAAATCTTTGTCCATCAGGAAAAAATTTGACAGCATTAACATCCCCCTCATGACCATGATAAGTTCGAACTGCTGGACTAGCTTTTCAAGTATCCCACGGTCAAGCAGTAGCATCGCACGAACCGGAGAAAcatatttgaatttgaagagtTGACTGCGACACTGGAGATGAAAAACACAAGTTGTTTTCAATAATATGATTATCTTAAAGTAAAGAATCAAAACCGGATTTCTTTTGTTCAAAATGAAACAAATATGGAAAGATCATATGTAAGTCTCTGTTTGCAGGAACATCGTGTTTGCAAAAGCATCATAGTTCGCGTATTTACGAGTGAATCCATATTACATGCAACTCCAGAGCAAGCAAAGGAGCAAGCACTACCTGAATATTTGAATGGAATGTTCGACCAGTTCCTTGAGAGTGCCCAAGAGAGTTTTAACATTTTTGAGAATGAAAGAGTGGTGCGTTCTAGTTCGTTCACCATCTTATTTTCATTGGGTTTTAGAAAACAGCTCCATTAATGACATTGTATACAGCACTAAGGAGCCTATGCACCAATCCTTACCGCCCACCATCTGAAAGCAGATGGTCCAAGAGGTAAGAACTAAAAAAAACCTTAATCTTCCACTTTTTTATAAGATCCAGATCTTCTCCAATCTCAAATTGAACTGGAGAGGGCATATCTTCCATTCATGACCATTTGCGACTGGTGCGGGAGCCATGGTTGGAAAAGATCCACTGCAGGTGTATACACAGCACCTTATCCAATCGCAGCAATCATGCCCATCATAGATGGCTGTGATTGGAAGCTTCGTGCAAGCCTTGACATGAGAAGATCTTCACCATTTAATATAAGATTATATTAAGAGAAGTAGGGgatgaatgattgatcttcttttgcgaTGCTAACCTTTGGATTGTGCTTTTCACAAATTTCACACTCGAATCTCCTTCTTCCATCTGCCTGCACAGATCTCGAAGTGGCTATTGTGCAATCCAATGATTGATGTTACGAAGAAGAGGAATCATTCTTCCATGCAAAAATACAATCCAGACCTAAATAATAGCTTATCCACCAGCCACTGCTAGTTACAGATATAATGGATAGTCGGAATTGTACGTCTATAATGGTTGCTATGATAGTTgatccctaaaatcattatcggAATCTCTGCTCCTCATGCACCACACAAAATGCACCCAAGCCTCATGCAGATAAGGCTGCTGCAGACAAGAGCTTGGACAATATCTGAAATGGTCACAGCTTTAAGATTTGAATGAAAAAATTGATTCATTTAATTGTTATCAGACATGTATGTCAAAATTTAGGTTTGGTCGGATTGGAATTGATTTTTGTGACT
This genomic window from Elaeis guineensis isolate ETL-2024a chromosome 13, EG11, whole genome shotgun sequence contains:
- the LOC140853203 gene encoding uncharacterized protein, with amino-acid sequence MLKVSMESNGKGVTIDGIPLPFETGEIDFGEPGTNGQHSFYQLIHQCRSQLFKFKYVSPVRAMLLLDRGILEKLVQQFELIMVMRGMLMLSNFFLMDKDLGLALMMARASYLTWGQGINFRFMVNSMIVMIMMSPLYIHCLLNIRFGPLEDAGG